GCTTCCCTCTCCCATCGAAACCGGAACTGGGTTTTGCAGGTACACTCTTGGACGGCCGGCGCCGCGTCCTCGGCCTCCTCGGAAAGTGGAGAATCCTGGGAGTCGGAGGCGCCGGTTGCGGGTACTGCCATTTGGGTCTTCTTGTAGCAGTCACTGTCGCCAATGATGACATCGGAATGTAATGAAATGGACCTAAAAACCAAAAGCTCCTTTGGTTTTCCCCAGTGGGTTTTGAAAACGAAAAccagagagagaagaagaagtagaATAAGACAGAGAGAAAGCTGGAGAAGTGAAGAGGGTAAATCGAATTGGGAGAGAAGGCGTGCAACCTCGTGAAGTGTAAGAGTACAGAGATTTCAAATGAAAGCTGTTGTGAATTGtaatgtgtgtgtgtgtgtgtttttttttttccttctttttttgcaTGGGCCTAATTTATTTCCTTGGAGGTTGAGAAGTGTGAGTGAGAATGAGGCCTTGATGTTTCATTAATGGAGGAGGCTCGAGATGGGGAAAGAAGCATTCGGAATTTGGGTAAAATGTTTGCAAAACCAAATACCAATATCCAATAAACAATAAAGTCAGCACAAACCTCAACTCCTCCTGCctcaatttaaacataaacaatCAATAATGTGccgttttatttaaataattttatgcaCAACGGTCAAATCCCACTAGTCCAAACTCAAAAAGACAAAACCCAATTAACCAATTGTTTGATTTAAATTcccctccttttttttttttgttcttcaagttCCAACATGCCacttttaaatgttatatttcaattcctataatttacttgagaaaaccacaaggtttttttttttatatatattttttatttttatggaaattagatacaaatatttatgaattaaattttcaaaataaagattcacttcattattaaaaaaaaaaaattaatagtatGAATTATTTGGTGAATAAAGTGGAATAAGTAAATAagtatttgaaagtttaaacgaggaatgaaaaaagaaaacatttaaaaatatttaaatgttagGGAAAGGGAAACAGCAGTCACAGTTAACAAGGTGTGTGTGTGTCAGccaaaattcatataattatatatgatTGGTGGTGCCTATttaccaataaaaaaaaaaaaaaaaaaagagtNctattctcttctcttctcttcttaaaaaaatagattctttatttattttatatttaaattcaaattctttccTTATGGGGTTTAAACTTCCACTGACAAATGAAGAAAtcacaatatttttcattctttttgaCAGAGTGTGACACattattagatttgatttccctgaaaattttagaattacaATTATacacttttgtttctttttcatttcattataCTTAAATCATACCTTTGTCCTTACACTGttttaattctctttgttAATCtcctttttataataaatgttaatatatacatatatatatatatatatatatccttttTTTAGCTCATCATTCAAGATTATTaagatataagaaaaaaaaaaaagaacactaATATGCATATAAACTTACTTGATAAACAAAATCCGTGACATATAATATCAATAAGTTTTCaactttgatttcttttataaataaaattgtaagtGGTTAATTTAATAAGGGACATACTATTTCTTCACGcaatttcatgattttttaCCGTTGTAAAATGTACCACACCTTAtttaacataataaaaaaatataactataCTATAAactttgttaatttatttacacCCAAATCTTCACTCTCTTTGGCAGGACATTTCTCCACTTGTCCCAGGACCAAGTTGTtatttgagaaattatttaaaatttgtttagttTCTTGTTAAACTATGTGCTTCCGACATGGTATAAAATAAGTATATAGCTTAATGAAACATTTTAGTGTAATTATGTGAAAACTTATCTCTACTAAACGTATTTTAAAGTTGTAAGGCTAACCGCAGTACGTAACGAACTAAAATTATTACGTAATTTCTTAAGATCTATCACAATGTTACCAATATTTTAGTTAAACCCGAGAGTTTATTATTCTTAGCattttaatcaataaattaacaaaaaaaaaaaaggattttcaaaagaaaaaagtttgaaaaaattgaaagaatagttgatggatgaaaataatggagtggcaGTGTGGAGAGCGCATCAAATCAACAAACTCACACGAATGATGTGACCGCGCGCGCGCTGTAACGCTATCTCTCTGAATTTCTTCACTGTCCACGTCACCTCACTTACCGcacattatttatattattaatggAAAATCCAATCTTTATCCTTCACCagtaattttcatatttctatttctctatttatttaaaaattggtGAGATGTTTggataaaattgaatttcgtcctattttttaaaaatgataattcatttttgaaataaaaccCATAGAATAAAAATGGATGTTTACAAAATTGTCCCTGAAAAGTAAAGTAATGAGGGGAACAGTGAGTGAGTGGGTGCATGAAATGTGGTTGGTTAGTGGAGCACAAGGCCCAAGTCAAGTGGCTCGGAAACCAAGGCCCAAAAGAAGCGGATCTAAGGCCCAATTGAATTTggatttcacaatttcaaaatttgaaaatatttcaagTAATCGGTAATTGGGAAAGCAGAACGAGTCTCTGTTACGACACAGATACACAGTGAATACGGTCCAAGTACAGTacctttttataaattaaaaaaattccaaatattactgttaaataatataaatactatttaaatactattttgatGGGGTACTTTCAACCTTATTCCACTTAACctgttgaattttcaaaattcaaatttttgtccttataaattcaatatatcttaaatctaccacttattattattattattatttttcttttttttttgtaaagagAAGTTGTAATTATTGTTCTTGTAGAACAGCGGTAGAAACGCTTGGTTGTGAATCTAGCATGTAAAGAGAAGTTGTAATTGGGCAAAGAGATAAAGGGGAACACGTGGCAAGAGGGCATTGGTTAGAAAATGTGATAGGATAAGGAAATGGATGATGTTTGAATGAAGAATGAGCAGAAGGAGGGTTGAATCATCTGGACACACTCCCAAACATAAACTATAtcctctttctccttcacccaCCTCTCTCAACAACCACTAATCTCCTCAATCTCAGACCCCAATTTCTCCAAATCCCTGAAAATGGCCTCCATGTCCATCACAGCCTCCTTCCTCCCCTTCACCGCCACCCAaccctccgccgccgccgccgccgcccgAAGAGCCCTCTTCGTCCCCAAGGCCTCCACCTCTGCCGCTGCCACTGACAGCAACTCCAACGCCAACTTGGAGATCAAGAATGTGAAGGTGGAGAGCAGCCAAGGGCGGCGGGAGTTAGTGGCGGCCGCTGTGACTGTGGCAGCTGCGACCTTTGCGAAGGCGGCGATGGCGGATGAGCCCCCACGTGGCTCCGCGGAGGCCAAGCAGAAGTATGCTCCAATCTGTGTCACAATGCCCACTGCCCGTATATGCCGCAAATGATTTCCAGATGTTTTCTctgttgtcttttttttttttttttttttttttttcttccttcttccctctcaaatcatttcatttggtTTCTGGTTTCCGAGTTCTATTGTAAAATCTGTATAAGAAAGCTATGAATTGCCATGAATCCCCCTTCAGTGTTCTTGTTTCTGCAactcctttctttcttatcACACttttaaacaaatcaaaacttttatCCGATCATAAACAGTCAGACCAATATGAACATATCTCAACAAAACAATGATGAACATATCTCAACAAAACATGATAGTCAGACCAATATGAACATATCTCAACAAAACATGATATTCAAGACGTGGAAACCAACCCATCCTAATGTGGTCATTTCATTCTTCCTATGGTTGGCTGTTTAGTGGACAGACTTCAAAGCGGATCTAAGAACCCTAAACTCAATCCAGAAGCGTTTCAATATGAAAACCATGATTCGACGAAAATAAGGAACTTTATATCTCACTCTGTTCAAGAATATGAATTCAAAGAGACCATTAATGGAGGTTGGCAAGAAGATCCCAGAAAGTGCTGGAGCTTGATCCTGAGCCAATGGTGTTTGACTTGGAATAGacttaaaatgataataatattaataattatagggTCTTATATCATAAACGAATGGCAGAAAACCCAACATAagtgtttttatatatatataccaaatATTTGCATTCTTCAGATATCGGTTGAATCATTTCATCTTTCAGACGGTTTATCTATACACCTTAATTAGTAAGATTAAATGACCCTTCTCTGAACAACTTCAAGCTCAGGTTGTTGAATCTTTCCCGTGAATATTGCCTCGATGCTTTTCTCCAATCGGTTCCCGCCTTCATCATTCCTGCAAACTCCTCGTAGCTTATGCATCCGTCCTACAAAACCAGAATACGAAGGGTTAGAAGAACTGCCCAATAAGTTTCGGAGCTGAACTACTTTCGAGGAATATCGAGGAATGGAGCATTTCGAGGAATATCGAGTTTGTGTATGTTACTAAGAACTGGACATGAGGTACTGACCTTATCAGTGTCGACATCGTGCATAATGGCACTGATGACATCCTCACTGTTTGTTTCTTCATCGTTTAGCACAGCTCGAAGCTCTTCAATCTCGATGAAACCACTCTGATTTTGATCAAAGAATGCAAAAGCTTTATGTAGGTGCTCGTCATTTGCCATCCTTCTGAGGTGGATTGAAAGTGCAACAAACTCTCCGTAGTTGAGAGTTCCATCATCATGAACACCAGCCtgtagaaagaaaaagttgagtCAGTAATTGTGTCTAAAAGTTTGATTACTACTTCACAAGATAGAATAGACTGCCCCTTTGAATCACAGAGACACCATGAATTCAAGCATCTAACCATTCCTGcttcgtttttgtttttgtaacatcccaagcccaccgcgagtagatattgtcttttttgggctttcctctcaatgtttttaaaatacctatgctagggagatgtttctacacccttataaaaaatgcttcgttctcctccccaaccgatgtgggatctcacaatccacccccttagagGCCCAGagtccttgctagcactcattcccttctccaatcgatgtgggaccccccaaatcacccccttcgggagctagcgtcctcgctggcactcattcccttctccaatcgatgtgggacctcccaatccacctcccttcagggcccagcgtccacactggcactcattcccttctccaattgatgtgggacccccaatccactcccttcgggaccagcatccttgctggcacaccgccttgtgtccaaCCCCTTTGGgcctcagcctcctcgctggcacatcacccgatGTCTGGTTCTGTTACCATTTGTatcagcctaagcccaccgctagcagatatagtctctttaaaatgtgtcttctagggagatgttttcacacccttataaagaatgttttgttctcctccccaacNcttttttttttgtaaagagAAGTTGTAATTATTGTTCTTGTAGAACAGCGGTAGAAACGCTTGGTTGTGAATCTAGCATGTAAAGAGAAGTTGTAATTGGGCAAAGAGATAAAGGGGAACACGTGGCAAGAGGGCATTGGTTAGAAAATGTGATAGGATAAGGAAATGGATGATGTTTGAATGAAGAATGAGCAGAAGGAGGGTTGAATCATCTGGACACACTCCCAAACATAAACTATAtcctctttctccttcacccaCCTCTCTCAACAACCACTAATCTCCTCAATCTCAGACCCCAATTTCTCCAAATCCCTGAAAATGGCCTCCATGTCCATCACAGCCTCCTTCCTCCCCTTCACCGCCACCCAaccctccgccgccgccgccgccgcccgAAGAGCCCTCTTCGTCCCCAAGGCCTCCACCTCTGCCGCTGCCACTGACAGCAACTCCAACGCCAACTTGGAGATCAAGAATGTGAAGGTGGAGAGCAGCCAAGGGCGGCGGGAGTTAGTGGCGGCCGCTGTGACTGTGGCAGCTGCGACCTTTGCGAAGGCGGCGATGGCGGATGAGCCCCCACGTGGCTCCGCGGAGGCCAAGCAGAAGTATGCTCCAATCTGTGTCACAATGCCCACTGCCCGTATATGCCGCAAATGATTTCCAGATGTTTTCTctgttgtctttttttttttttttttttttttttttttttttttttttttttttttttttttttttttttttttttttttttttttttttcttccttcttccctctcaaatcatttcatttggtTTCTGGTTTCCGAGTTCTATTGTAAAATCTGTATAAGAAAGCTATGAATTGCCATGAATCCCCCTTCAGTGTTCTTGTTTCTGCAactcctttctttcttatcACACttttaaacaaatcaaaacttttatCCGATCATAAACAGTCAGACCAATATGAACATATCTCAACAAAACAATGATGAACATATCTCAACAAAACATGATAGTCAGACCAATATGAACATATCTCAACAAAACATGATATTCAAGACGTGGAAACCAACCCATCCTAATGTGGTCATTTCATTCTTCCTATGGTTGGCTGTTTAGTGGACAGACTTCAAAGCGGATCTAAGAACCCTAAACTCAATCCAGAAGCGTTTCAATATGAAAACCATGATTCGACGAAAATAAGGAACTTTATATCTCACTCTGTTCAAGAATATGAATTCAAAGAGACCATTAATGGAGGTTGGCAAGAAGATCCCAGAAAGTGCTGGAGCTTGATCCTGAGCCAATGGTGTTTGACTTGGAATAGacttaaaatgataataatattaataattatagggTCTTATATCATAAACGAATGGCAGAAAACCCAACATAagtgtttttatatatatataccaaatATTTGCATTCTTCAGATATCGGTTGAATCATTTCATCTTTCAGACGGTTTATCTATACACCTTAATTAGTAAGATTAAATGACCCTTCTCTGAACAACTTCAAGCTCAGGTTGTTGAATCTTTCCCGTGAATA
The Cucurbita pepo subsp. pepo cultivar mu-cu-16 chromosome LG16, ASM280686v2, whole genome shotgun sequence genome window above contains:
- the LOC111776959 gene encoding photosystem II 5 kDa protein, chloroplastic, with product MASMSITASFLPFTATQPSAAAAAARRALFVPKASTSAAATDSNSNANLEIKNVKVESSQGRRELVAAAVTVAAATFAKAAMADEPPRGSAEAKQKYAPICVTMPTARICRK
- the LOC111776961 gene encoding calcium-dependent protein kinase 8-like, with the protein product MANDEHLHKAFAFFDQNQSGFIEIEELRAVLNDEETNSEDVISAIMHDVDTDKDGCISYEEFAGMMKAGTDWRKASRQYSRERFNNLSLKLFREGSFNLTN